A single window of Nicotiana sylvestris chromosome 5, ASM39365v2, whole genome shotgun sequence DNA harbors:
- the LOC104240917 gene encoding pentatricopeptide repeat-containing protein At4g14850-like yields MTNLWRHSYTKLLSQLSQTKSLNPVLQIQTHLTKIGLSNDSKHRNHLINLYSKCGAFDYAWKLLDESPEPDLVSWSSLISGYAKNGFGKDAIWAFFKMHSLGLKCNEFTFPSVLKACSIGKELFLGKQIHGIVVVTGFESDVFVANTLVVMYAKCSELLDSRMLFEEIPERNVVSWNALFSCYTQNDFFSEAMCMFGDMIVSGVRPDEYSLSNILNACTGLGDIVQGKKIHGCLVKLGYDSDPFSSNALVDMYAKGGNLKDAITVFDEIVVPDIVSWNAIIAGCVLHKCHHQAIDMLNQMRRSGIWPNMFTLSSALKACAALELPGLGQGLHSLLIKKDIIQDPFVSVGLIDMYCKCDLTKDARLIYDLMPGKDLIALNAMISGCSQNEADNACLDLFVQTFTRGIGFDQTTLLAVLNSATGLQAPNVCKQVHALSVKLGFQCDTFVINSLVDSYGKCSQLDDAATIFDECPTPDLPSFTSLITAYALLGRGEEAMKLYLKLQGMGLKPDSFVCSSLLNACANLSAYEQGKQIHAHVLKFGFMSDVFAGNSLVNMYAKCGSIEDANCAFSEVPRKGIVSWSAMIGGLAQHGYAKKALHLFGEMLKDGVSPNHITLVSVLYACNHAGLVEEAKKYFETMKDSFGIEPTQEHYACMIDVLGRAGKLDDSIDLVNKMPFEANASVWGALLGAARIHKNVEVGQRAAEMLFNLQPEKSGTHVLLANIYASVGLWGDVAKVRRLMKDSRVKKEPGMSWIEIKDSIYTFIVGDRSHSRSDEIYAKLEELGQLMAKAGYVPMVDTDLHDVERKQKEILLSYHSEKLAVAFGLIATPPGAPIRVKKNLRICLDCHTAFKFICKIVSREIIIRDNNRFHHFKDGSCSCGDYW; encoded by the coding sequence ATGACAAACCTTTGGCGCCATTCCTACACAAAGCTACTTTCACAGCTTTCTCAAACAAAGTCTTTAAACCCAGTTCTTCAAATCCAAACCCATTTAACCAAAATTGGATTATCTAATGATAGCAAACATAGAAACCATTTAATTAATCTGTATTCGAAATGTGGCGCTTTTGACTATGCATGGAAACTGCTTGATGAAAGTCCTGAACCAGATTTAGTTTCTTGGTCATCTTTGATTTCTGGGTATGCTAAGAATGGTTTTGGTAAAGATGCTATCTGGGCTTTCTTCAAAATGCATTCTTTGGGTCTTAAATGTAATGAGTTCACTTTTCCTAGTGTGCTTAAAGCATGTTCTATTGGGAAGGAACTTTTCTTGGGTAAGCAGATTCATGGGATTGTTGTGGTCACCGGATTCGAGTCTGATGTTTTCGTTGCGAATACTTTGGTTGTTATGTACGCGAAATGTAGCGAGCTTCTTGACTCGAGGATGTTGTTTGAGGAAATCCCGGAAAGAAATGTTGTTTCTTGGAATGCTTTGTTTTCTTGTTACACACAGAATGATTTTTTCAGCGAGGCGATGTGCATGTTTGGGGATATGATAGTTAGTGGAGTCAGGCCCGATGAATATAGTTTATCCAACATACTGAATGCTTGTACTGGGTTAGGAGATATTGTTCAAGGAAAGAAAATTCATGGGTGTTTGGTGAAGCTTGGCTATGATTCTGATCCTTTCTCGTCTAATGCACTCGTTGACATGTATGCTAAAGGGGGAAATCTTAAGGATGCCATTACAGTTTTTGATGAAATTGTGGTACCTGACATTGTTTCGTGGAATGCTATTATTGCTGGTTGTGTTCTTCATAAATGTCACCACCAGGCTATAGATATGTTGAATCAGATGAGAAGGTCAGGAATTTGGCCAAATATGTTCACATTGTCGAGTGCTCTCAAGGCTTGTGCTGCACTGGAGCTCCCTGGATTGGGTCAAGGGTTACACTCTCTTTTGATAAAGAAAGATATCATACAGGATCCATTTGTGAGTGTTGGCCTTATCGATATGTATTGCAAGTGCGATTTAACCAAGGACGCGAGGCTGATCTATGATCTGATGCCCGGGAAGGACTTAATTGCGTTGAATGCTATGATCTCTGGTTGCTCACAGAATGAGGCAGACAATGCATGTCTAGACCTTTTTGTTCAGACATTCACCCGAGGAATTGGATTTGATCAGACAACTTTACTTGCCGTCCTAAACTCTGCTACTGGTTTGCAGGCTCCTAACGTCTGCAAACAAGTTCATGCACTTTCTGTGAAGTTGGGATTTCAGTGTGACACCTTTGTCATAAACAGTCTTGTTGATTCTTATGGAAAATGTAGCCAGCTGGATGATGCAGCTACAATTTTTGACGAGTGCCCTACTCCGGATTTGCCATCTTTTACCTCTCTCATAACAGCTTATGCTCTACTTGGTCGAGGTGAAGAAGCCATGAAACTATATCTGAAGCTACAGGGCATGGGTCTCAAGCCAGACTCATTTGTTTGTAGTTCTCTCCTAAATGCATGTGCAAATCTATCAGCATATGAACAGGGGAAACAAATACATGCTCATGTGTTGAAGTTTGGGTTCATGTCAGATGTGTTTGCTGGTAACTCTCTAGTTAACATGTATGCTAAGTGTGGAAGTATAGAGGATGCTAACTGTGCTTTCAGTGAGGTTCCTAGAAAAGGTATTGTTTCATGGTCTGCAATGATTGGAGGACTTGCCCAACATGGATATGCGAAAAAGGCACTTCATTTATTTGGTGAGATGCTGAAAGATGGTGTATCTCCCAATCACATAACATTAGTTAGTGTTCTTTATGCATGTAACCATGCTGGGTTAGTTGAAGAAGCCAAGAAGTATTTTGAAACAATGAAAGACTCGTTTGGGATTGAACCAACTCAAGAGCATTATGCATGCATGATTGATGTCCTGGGCCGAGCTGGAAAATTAGATGACTCTATTGATCTCGTAAATAAGATGCCTTTTGAAGCTAATGCATCTGTCTGGGGTGCACTTCTGGGTGCTGCAAGAATTCATAAGAATGTAGAGGTAGGGCAACGTGCTGCTGAGATGCTTTTTAATCTTCAACCAGAGAAATCTGGCACTCATGTTCTTCTTGCAAATATTTATGCATCAGTTGGGTTGTGGGGAGATGTCGCAAAAGTAAGAAGACTGATGAAGGACAGTAGAGTAAAAAAGGAACCTGGTATGAGTTGGATTGAAATTAAAGATAGTATTTACACATTTATAGTGGGAGACAGAAGCCATTCGCGAAGTGAtgaaatatatgccaaactggAGGAGTTGGGACAGCTAATGGCTAAAGCTGGTTATGTTCCTATGGTAGATACTGATCTCCATGATGTAGAGAGGAAACAAAAGGAGATTCTTCTCTCCTATCACAGCGAGAAACTAGCTGTTGCATTTGGGCTGATTGCTACACCTCCTGGTGCTCCTATTAGAGTGAAGAAGAACCTTCGGATTTGTTTGGACTGCCATACAGCATTCAAATTCATTTGTAAAATCGTCTCTAGGGAGATCATTATTAGAGATAATAACCGGTTTCACCATTTCAAAGATGGCTCTTGTTCATGTGGGGATTACTGGTGA